AACTATAGCATGCTACATGTCATAAAACCAGCCCCATTTCAGCAAGGGTAAGGGCCTTATTACAAACAGAAATAACAAAAGCAACACAAAATGCTCAATGCACATATGATAGGTACACATAAAACATGGATCTACATGGAATTAAACAAGTTGTAATTCCATATTGCAAGCTCTTAGTAGTAAAAGCAAAAAATACCATCCATATTAGTGCATAAGGAACTTCTGGAGCATTAGTTAGGAATCGAAGAGAACCTATAGCCAGGAGCACCTCTCCAGGAGTAGTATGCAATCCGGGTCTCATAGAAACCTGCAACAAGATGAAATTTCCAATTCAATATCACGGTGCTATAGACAAGATAGGACCTGCCCTGATACATGATTTTTCAAGTTCTCCATGTCTCATAGGACTTTATTAAACGAAGGAAATAACCAAAGAACAAATAATGAACATCACACATTCACAGTGCATTCCAGGACAAGATTAATTGCTTCTATAACTTCATGTACGTAAGTTGATATTTGTGAAAATTAATAGATGGATTCACAGTGCATACCAGGAAGAAATGCAAGTATACCAAGAGTCAAGAGGCCATATGCTTGGGATCGCTCACCCTCCATATGGCCTGTAAAGATGAAGAATGACATAATAATAAGAGCTGACCCAAGAGCAAGAAGAAAAAGAGCAAGGGTAATTGATTTCCATGGAACTCTGTCAAGGGCCTTAGGATTGTAGGCAAAACGAAGATCTTCTTCCTTCAACATTCCATGATCTTCATCCATGTCATCCAATGCAAGTGGAGTGTATTGAACATGGCGCCTTGATGCCATAATGATCGTCCTTCCAGAACACTTCCCTTAACAGCTATCATggcaaaaaaaatatcacaaacaataatgtTATTATTTGGAGAAAAATAGTCACTTCTTGGAATGATAGAAGTAGTTTTGCAAACATGGAACCTTCTTCGAAAAATAAAATACCAACGATTGAAATATGAAAGAACATGGACAAAACAAAAGCTTCTTTTCTTTTGGCCAACTTAATCACCAAACATATGGATTCAGATACCAGAAGCATATTACTGTATAAAGTATGAAACATATGAACAACAAATGCACCATTTTTCATACTGTAGAAAAAAGGTACTTTAGGACATCATGGCACTAGAATAAACCAGACAACCTTGGCAGATAGGCTTCCCTTAGGTTGCATGGTTAACAAAACCCTTATTAAGGATACCCATCATCAAAACCTTATCTATCGCAAAAAATCATGTATATGCAATTATGCATGACCAAGGTTTTCCTCAGTCAAGTGATCATATATAGAGAGAATAGATCTCTTCTGCTACATATCAGCCTAATTAAGATCCATAACGTCACATAGTTGCTGAAAAAACTCCATAATATGATTCTTCATTTGTTGATCCAGTAGCCATCCTCATAAAAGAGTGATCAACCACCGTTACACCTCTAATTGGGACCATGCAATTTACATATCAAACCAACCATCATTCTGAACATGCATTATTGTAGTTCTCGAATAATTGGAGAAGATCAACTCTTGCATTTCTTTCTGGTATGCACTGTGAATCCATCTATTAATCTTCAAATCTTCATTCGTTACAATATAAATATGAGGAACAAGGTTCAACTATCATTGGACCTAGACATGGATTTTGTCAGAGATTCTAGATACAAATAAGTTATATATCCTGCTACTCATCACGATTAGATGATTCtcttattaatttattatatttaatctaGCAAGTGACATAAATATATGCAGCTTGCTCATTTTTTCAATGCTTTTATTTGCAAACTATCACATTGTTATTTTATGTCGTTTATCCTTGTCAATTCTACTTAATTTTGTTGTAGCAAGTGTGATAACATTATGCCGCTTTCACACTGAAATAAACAATTACCACATTAGACATAATAACTGAATAGCATTTTTAATATACAATACCCCCTTTTATGTTTACTTTGTTCTATGTATGATAATCAGAATTCtgaaattttaaattcatgatcttttcACATAAACTTTATTCCACCATAATTTACTGTTGCCTACTGACAAATTGGAATTTTATTTCGAGTTTCATCAATTACATGATTACTCAATAATATGAATGTTCAAATCAGGTGTAGCTGCTTGAAGACCAAAAAAATGTTTTCTTAGCACAGAATTTAAATTCTTCCGCTTTTTCATTTTGTGCCCCTAATCAACTGTTGTATTACCTTTAAAGATGCAGGCTACAGAAGAAGagataaaaaattctcaattgCATCTCCAACCAACATTCACAATGGTGCCTATCTTCTATAACCATTTCCAATAATCATCAACTCCTGCTCTGTTTCTCTCATCTTTGAAACAAACTCATTTAGTGAATCAAAATAAACTAACAATAGGAATAGTTATTGATTCATATCATCTGTAGAACTTAATTGACATTGACAATGAAGTCAAATGTACATGTAGCAGTGAATTTGTTATTCAATTTTTATCAACTAAGAAAATTATACTGTTGTTCAATCAATTGGAGAGGGACGGTAACCCATGAGAAGAACTAGAACATGCTTTTTATGTGGACCTTTAACAATTATACAAGTAAATAACCAATCATAAATTTTTTGCCTTATACAATCATTCATGAAATGaggaaaaaaacaaacaaatttcTAGTTTGAACCAtcaatcataataattttttggaTCTCTATGCCTGCAACACTAACTGGTATACTACTCATAGACATACCACCAAAAGTACTGGATATTGCAATTCCTTTTTTCCACGCTTATAATTCAAGCTCATGTAGTCATCCATAAAAAATGTGAAGTATCGAAGCAATCTTATAAGTTGAGAGCTATAATCCTTCAATCAACATGGTAAAATGTCTTCTAAGTTATGTACAAAAGCAATAACGCTGGTAGTTAAAGACAGCATCAATTATCATGGTAAAGTATCTTCTGAATTCCCACTTAGGCAATTCATCAAACATAAACAGCACAAGCAACACACACATCGGACACAAGAACCAATTCTCTCCGATCTAGATTCCCTATCCTTCACGGAACAAACCAAATAAGTCAAATCCAAACCCGAAAGAAAAGGAGGGCCCCTCTTCAATCTAAAACTAAGAAGGGGCACAACTTTCGAGAACCAGATAGTGGCCAGAATTACAAGATGTAATGGACGAGGCCAAATCAGGCACCCAAAAGATCGATCGAGAGGTAAAGCTAACGATTCAGAAACGGAGAGAAAGGGCAAAGGAGAACCGGGTAGCCTCTCGCGACAAGAAAGAGCGAGCGCGGGGCGAGTCGAGGAAGACACTGAAGAGCGCGGTCTGGCAACCGGGAACGACGGGTGTATTGGGCTGGAGAGATAAAAGCCACAATGACTAAATTGCCCTAATAATTCAATGTCCTAAGCCCGATAAGAGTAAGGGCATATTTGGTATTTTATGGCAAAAAACTTTTTTTATTTGACATCCTCTAAACACCAAcagcttttttttttattattgagatGATAAGAACATTTGGATACTATtctcataaaatttaaattttatttaatttaaagttGAGCgactttaatatttttttatttgatttaagcATGCTGGATAGATTAATTGAAGTGATAATTAGAAATATTAACGGGCGAGGAGTACTTTATCTATTCTCGTGTCATAATcaattgaataataaaaaatattttttatttcgtcgtattcttatttatttattatcctcATCTCATTAGGGTTGGGTCTCTATCGTAACACGTACCCATGAGTATAATTGACATCTCGATATATATTAACTCAAACTAAAATCTAATTTATTTATGTGGTATGTAAATATCAACTAATTTTTATCTCACATTAGGAGTGActaaacttatttttttttaaacacaaTGAGAGGAGTTAAGCCTATTATCTAAAATACTATCTAAATTGAGCATTTACTAGCCAAAATTAGACTAATTATCTAATTcagtttttctttaatttttaaaaatttaaattaggCTGGTGTatgcttctccttctcctccccctCATCCGTTTGTCCtccaactcttctttcacttcttctttttcttttatttatggaCGTCGATATTTATATTGACAtaccatgatatatatatatatatatatatatatatatatatatatatataatatagtttCTATATTCTTTTTCTGTTTTCTTATCATCCTTTTATGGTTGTATGAAAATAATCACATAACCTCCAAATCTTGGAAGGCCCTTTTCTCTCCATCTCAGCATGCATATAAGATTGGAATATGGGGATTTCTAGTAATTGGTGATTAGATGATTTCCTACTTGCAACCATATCACAAAAGATCAGATATGATCATTCACATTTAACGCAAAAATATAAGAACAATGAAGTGAAGAGCTAGTCTAGATGAGCATTGATGTCAGACATCAAGTTTCATTTGGGTTCATGATCTATAATTGCCATCACAAGAGCCTTTTCTTTTAAGTTCAGCTCCTTTTCTGTTGGGACATTGTTGAAGGAGAGTTAGGTTGGCTTTCTACATTAGCATCACCATTTCAACAGAAGATAAATGGGGGCACTTTTCCCAATCCATTTTGAGGTTTGCTTCTCATCTTTTCATACAAAACAGCAAGAAGGACCTTCATGACAACTTGTGCAGGTCATTCTTATTCCCTGATTTCAGCTTATCTAAAGCCACAGGACTCTTTCTTGATCTTTTCCTTCCATCTTCCCATTTATGACTTGTTTCCTACCCAGTGTGAGTAATGGTGGACTCCATATCTTGAGCTCCAACGCTACTCATAGAGCTTCTCACCTTAGAGTGTGAGGCCAGTTGATGTGAAGAGACATTATTTTTTGCTATATACACAGAAGGATCATAGACTCAATTAGGTACCTGTGCCagcaaaagaaaagagagagagaaaggaggaggaggaggtaatacctgaagaaaaaaaaacaatggtCAATTTCTTGATTTGTGTCTGTCATCCTTGTACAAAGGTCATACTAATCTTTATATTATTTCAATTTTGTCGGATGCCGatgaaagaataaaataaaaaaataatgatatatgATGACGATGATGCTACGAAGGCACTGCCAATTCTGATGAACACTAAACAATCTAAAACTACGAGTCAAGGTTAACCTTACTGGACCTCATTATCAAATCTGCATTTGTGAGTGTTAATCGGTATGTCCTGAAATTTAAAACAGAATTAAACCTCTCTATCAAGCATAAATATTCACAATGACACCAGGAGACAATATATTAAATCATGATATACTGTGAAGGTCCAATTCAAGCAGTATTACTTGGGCACATGGAGGAGTTCCAAAGCTTTGGAAAGCATTGCAGATACAACTCATGCAGAATAAGCCTTTCTTGTGCCAATGAACAGAAAGATTGATTGcaacaaataaataaaactaTACTCCATATGTGCAGTTTTTGATATAACCAGTTTATTGGACAACAAAGCACCAAAAGATTTATATCTAGTAAAAgaaattactctttgaatacacttcAAGCATTGTAGCAAACCAAaagcaactgagattacaacttatgTCTGACCTCAAGAAATTGTCAAATGGTTCTAACAACAAGAGAATCTGCTTGTAGCTTGTTTTTGGTCATTGGTGCCATCACTAAAAAGTGCAACCCTGTTGATAGAAAGGTCTGCCTTGTAGGAATCTGAATTCAAGACCTTCCTGCTGACATTGTCATAGATCTCCTTGATCACAATCTCGAAGGCCGTTTTCACATTCGTAGAATCCAAGGCTGATGTCTCAATAAAGAAAAGCCCTTCAGCTTCTGCGAGGCATTTCCCTTCCTCGACCGATACCTCTCTAATATTTGACAAGTCACACTTGTTACCGACCAGCATCTTTGCAACAGTTGTGTATGAATGTGCTGCAGTATATTGTCACTAAATTAGATGTTTAAGCACTGAGGAGGAAAAGATAACTGCAATTATATGAGGTAGAGATATTTCTAATTTcttaaaatatgttattattcTAAGGGTTGTCAGCAGCTATCAGCACTCCTACAATCTGCATGCTCATTCTGTTGGGTGTAtgtttatgaatatatatatatatatatatatatatatatatatattcactaatGTGGGTGTGTGTTTATGAAAGCTCCTAGTGATTATGCCTAATCACCTAATCAACATCAGCTAAGGTTTTTCATGAGCTCGATGCTTTATAAAGCTAGCTGAGATAGGGTTAAGGTTATCAGGTGCCTTTAACAAGTGGAAATATGAAAAGTCATTGCATGATTAAATCAAATTGTATTTATATCCTATTAGCATGAAATCAAACAAAAGAATAGGAAAAGTTAACGACATATACTATTCTATTATATAGTATTTGACCATTTTTGTTTTGTATACT
The window above is part of the Musa acuminata AAA Group cultivar baxijiao chromosome BXJ2-6, Cavendish_Baxijiao_AAA, whole genome shotgun sequence genome. Proteins encoded here:
- the LOC135614082 gene encoding uncharacterized protein LOC135614082 — its product is MASRRHVQYTPLALDDMDEDHGMLKEEDLRFAYNPKALDRVPWKSITLALFLLALGSALIIMSFFIFTGHMEGERSQAYGLLTLGILAFLPGFYETRIAYYSWRGAPGYRFSSIPN